The window CCTAACCCAACTCTGACGTGGCCTCCAGGTGGCTGGAGGACCAGAAAGTCGGCTGTGCCAGCTGTCGTGAAGCTCTCTGATGCCTTTGGAGGCTGGGGCCAGTTAATCAACCCTACTGGAGTGGCATTCTTCAAAAAGTCTGGAGTGGTAATGGTGGTACACGATGGTAAAAAGCGTATGGCAATTTTCAGTCCCAAAGGGAAGTACTTACATGGTTTCGGCTCTAAAGGGTGTATCTGCTACCCGCTGGGTGTCACGGTGACTCGGGATGGGTACATTATAATCACAGATGCTGGTGACGTTTCCGTTAAAGTTTTTAGCTCCCGTGGAAGGAATACTTTGActgtcaaaaattcttttttgttgcCTTGGGGCATACAGACAGATGGCCAAAACCGCATCTTAGTGACGGACGCTCAGGCTGGAACACTCACTCGACTAGAAGTTGATTTTTTGAAGGCTGTCTTACTCAGAAGCCAGATACTGTCCACTTCCTTGTCCTCTCCAAGGGAAATAGCTGTTTCTGAGACAACTGGATTTGTTATAGTTGTGGAACACCTGAAGGAGAGTGGAGATCGGAGCTTCTCCAAAACGCGGCTCAAACTGTTTAATAATAAGATGCAAGTCGTCCACCAGATCGATAGCTTCGGATCCAGTCTTTTTGCACCATtccacctgtgtgtgtctgctgTGGCTTTTGACAAAGATGACAATGTCTTTGTGGCAGATTCATCACTAAAGGCTTTGCTCTGCTTGGGAAAATTGAAGGAATTCCCTAATTTTCGCATGGTGTTAAGTCACGGACTTTTGCGTCCTGTGGCCCTAGCCTGTGGGGCAGATAATTCATTGATTGTATTAGACAGCGGAGATCACTTTGTGAAAATATATCGTGTTTGCTGATCTGACAATGGCAGGTGACACAGGAATGTCCCAAAAGTAATCATCTGACTTTAAACCTCTGTCGATAATTCAGAGGTGGAAGCCCTTTCATTGTGCTTTGGGACTATCATCATTAAGAGTAGCAATTCTGGTGTCACTTctgcacttttaaaaaata is drawn from Polypterus senegalus isolate Bchr_013 chromosome 15, ASM1683550v1, whole genome shotgun sequence and contains these coding sequences:
- the LOC120515524 gene encoding E3 ubiquitin-protein ligase NHLRC1-like codes for the protein MSAEALKSGGGSSSSSNSNSQDRSTSAAQRILNEIEANLLECKVCFEKYCQHPRERRPRTLPCGHVMCYECALSVTHAHYLRLECPFCRRLCSVSEMADCMPLMHLEEIVWRAPNPTLTWPPGGWRTRKSAVPAVVKLSDAFGGWGQLINPTGVAFFKKSGVVMVVHDGKKRMAIFSPKGKYLHGFGSKGCICYPLGVTVTRDGYIIITDAGDVSVKVFSSRGRNTLTVKNSFLLPWGIQTDGQNRILVTDAQAGTLTRLEVDFLKAVLLRSQILSTSLSSPREIAVSETTGFVIVVEHLKESGDRSFSKTRLKLFNNKMQVVHQIDSFGSSLFAPFHLCVSAVAFDKDDNVFVADSSLKALLCLGKLKEFPNFRMVLSHGLLRPVALACGADNSLIVLDSGDHFVKIYRVC